In Bos indicus x Bos taurus breed Angus x Brahman F1 hybrid chromosome 23, Bos_hybrid_MaternalHap_v2.0, whole genome shotgun sequence, a single genomic region encodes these proteins:
- the CCHCR1 gene encoding coiled-coil alpha-helical rod protein 1 isoform X1 yields the protein MRCPKLAGFSAKESRLPGFPQGFWGGILCYMWPHSSGARPWASALIGKDPGVMAWWCLDGLPQGLGEPWRELWRLGSRPLHRIPQLSPSFRNCRDHRNLRRRGVIDGCTPTLETSNNVEMFRPSGSTGLIPPSHFQVRPLPTLPRMAPTWASDTPLVQRPTHQDVLERRPDNQRPQVTMWEQEVSGKGQEPEWRGRCTELAGSQALSQQAELISRQLRELRRLEEEVRVLRETSLQQKLRLEAQAVELEALARAEKAGRAEAEGLRAALAGAEVVRKNLEEGSQRELEEVQRLHQEQLSSLTQAHQEALSSLTSKAGGLEKSLNNLETRRSGETKELAAAQREAELLRKQLSKTQEDLEAQVTLVENLRRYVGEQVPPEVRSQAWESERQELLETVQHLQEDRDSLHTTTELLQVRVQSLTHILCMQEEELARKVQPSDCLEPEFTKKCQSLLKRWREKVFALMVQLKAQELEHRECVERLKGQVAELQERVETQCQEQVILQRSLQDKAAEVEVERMGAKALQMELSRTQEARRRRKQQAAPAEEQLRLVASAVSSFQTWLQGTVAEVERAAARLPSLSSRVSYAVRKVHTIRGLMARKVALAQLRQESCPPPPPTTDMSLELEQLREERNRLDAELQLSAHIIQQEVGRAREQGEAERQKLSEVAQQLEQELQRTQESLASLGLQLEAARQGQQESTAEAASLRKELTQQQEIYGQALQEKVAEVEGRLREQLSESERRLNEARREHTKAVVSLRQIQRKATREKERNQELRRLQDEARKEEGQRLTQRLKELERDKNLMLATLQQEGLLSRYKQQRLLAVLPSPSDKGVPAEPSPKPSESSAPTPPAAALCTKESIKGSLSVLLDDLQGLSEAISKEEAICEGDSQTSSSVCL from the exons ATGAGATGTCCGAAACTAGCTGGCTTTTCTGCTAAGGAGTCTAGGCTGCCTGGATTCCCCCAGGGGTTCTGGGGAGGTATCCTGTGCTACATGTGGCCACATTCATCAGGGGCCAGGCCTTGGGCCAGCGCTTTGATAGGGAAGGACCCTGGAGTCATGGCTTGGTGGTGTCTGGATGGGCTTCCCCAAGGCCTTGGTGAGCCATGGAGAGAACTCTGGAGACTGGGCTCACGGCCCCTGCATCGCATACCTCAATTGTCACCTTCATTCAGGAACTGCAGAGACCATAGAAACTTAAGGAGGAGG GGGGTCATAGATGGCTGTACACCGACTCTAGAGACTTCAAATAATGTGGAGATGTTTCGACCTTCAG GTTCCACTGGGCTGATTCCCCCATCCCACTTCCAAGTTCGGCCCCTTCCAACACTGCCGAGAATGGCTCCCACATGGGCCTCAGACACTCCCCTGGTCCAGCGCCCAACCCATCAAGATGTCTTAGAGAGGCGGCCAGACAACCAGAGACCTCAAGTGACCATGTGGGAACAGGAAGTTTCTGGCAAGGGGCAGGAACCAGAGTGGAGAGGCAG GTGCACGGAACTGGCAGGGTCACAGGCCCTGAGCCAGCAGGCTGAGCTGATCTCTCGGCAGCTGCGAGAGCTGCGGCGGCTGGAGGAAGAGGTCCGGGTGCTACGGGAGACCTCACTGCAGCAGAAGCTGAGGCTGGAGGCTCAGGCCGTGGAGCTGGAGGCACTGGCACGGGCGGAGAAGGCTGGTCGCGCTGAGGCCGAGGGCCTGCGTGCCGCCCTGGCTGGGGCCGAGGTTGTCCGGAAGAACCTGGAAGAAGGGAGCCAGCGGGAGCTGGAGGAGGTTCAGAGGCTGCACCAAGAACAG cTCTCCTCCTTGACCCAGGCTCACCAGGAGGCCCTTTCCAGTTTGACCAGCAAAGCTGGGGGCCTGGAGAAGTCTCTGAATAATCTGGAAACCCGGAGGTCAGGGGAAACCAAGGAGCTGGCTGCGGCCCAGAGGGAGGCTGAGCTGCTGCGGAAGCAACTGAG CAAGACCCAAGAGGACTTGGAGGCTCAGGTGACCTTGGTTGAGAACCTGAGGAGGTATGTGGGGGAGCAGGTCCCTCCGGAGGTCCGCAGCCAGGCATGGGAATCAGAGCGACAAGAGCTTCTAGAAACCGTCCAG CACCTGCAGGAGGACCGGGACAGCTTGCACACCACTACCGAGCTGCTGCAGGTGCGCGTGCAGAGCCTCACACACATCCTCTGCAtgcaggaggaggagctggcccGGAAG GTTCAGCCTTCAGACTGCCTGGAGCCTGAGTTCACCAAGAAGTGCCAGTCCCTGTTGAAGCGCTGGCGGGAGAAGGTGTTTGCCCTCATGGTGCAGCTGAAGGCCCAGGAGCTGGAGCACAGAGAATGCGTGGAGCGACTGAAGGGACAG gtggcagagctCCAGGAAAGAGTGGAAACCCAGTGCCAGGAGCAGGTCATCCTGCAGCGCTCCCTGCAGGACAAAGCTGCCGAGGTGGAGGTGGAGCGGATGGGCGCCAAG GCCCTGCAGATGGAGCTGAGCCGCACTCAGGAGGCCCGGCGCCGGAGGAAGCAACAGGCAGCCCCAGCGGAGGAGCAGCTGAGGCTTGTGGCCAGTGCTGTCAGCAG CTTTCAGACCTGGCTCCAGGGCACCGTGGCCGAGGTGGAGCGTGCCGCAGCCCGGCTGCCCAGCCTCAGCAGCCGAGTCAGCTATGCCGTCCGCAAGGTCCACACTATTCGGG GCCTGATGGCTCGAAAAGTGGCCCTTGCTCAGCTGCGCCAAGAGAG CTGCCCGCCACCCCCACCGACCACAGACATGAGCCTTGAGCTGGAGCAGCTGCGGGAGGAGCGGAACCGTCTGGACGCAGAACTGCAGCTGAGTGCCCACATCATCCAGCAGGAGGTGGGCCGGGCCCGGGAGCAAG GGGAGGCAGAGCGGCAGAAGCTGAGTGAGGTGGCCCAGCAGCTGGAGCAGGAGCTGCAGCGCACGCAGGAGTCCCTGGCCAGTCTGGGGCTACAGTTGGAGGCAGCTCGCCAGGGCCAGCAGGAGAGCACGGCAGAGGCTGCCAGCCTCCGGAAGGAGCTGACCCAGCAGCAGGAGATCTATGGGCAAG CGCTGCAGGAGAAGGTGGCCGAAGTGGAAGGTCGGCTGCGGGAACAGCTCTCAGAATCAGAGAGGAGACTGAACGAGGCTCGTAGGGAACACACCAAGGCTG TGGTCTCCCTACGCCAGATCCAGCGCAAAGCCACCCGGGAAAAGGAGCGGAACCAGGAGCTCCGGCGCCTGCAGGATGAGGCCCGGAAGGAGGAGGGGCAGCGGCTGACCCAGCGCCTGAAGGAGCTGGAGAGGGACAAGAACCTCATGCTG GCCACCTTGCAGCAGGAGGGTCTCCTCTCCCGTTACAAGCAGCAGCGACTGTTGGCAGTTCTTCCTTCCCCGTCGGATAAGGGCGTACCTGCGGAGCCCAGCCCGAAGCCCTCAGAGTCGTCAGCACCCACACCCCCAGCAGCGGCCCTCTGCACCAAGGAGTCCATCAAAG GATCCCTTTCTGTCTTGCTCGATGATCTGCAGGGCCTGAGTGAGGCCATTTCCAAAGAGGAAGCCATTTGTGAAGGGGACAGCCAGACCTCCTCTTCAGTCTGCCTCTGA
- the CCHCR1 gene encoding coiled-coil alpha-helical rod protein 1 isoform X2, whose protein sequence is MRCPKLAGFSAKESRLPGFPQGFWGGILCYMWPHSSGARPWASALIGKDPGVMAWWCLDGLPQGLGEPWRELWRLGSRPLHRIPQLSPSFRNCRDHRNLRRRGVIDGCTPTLETSNNVEMFRPSGSTGLIPPSHFQVRPLPTLPRMAPTWASDTPLVQRPTHQDVLERRPDNQRPQVTMWEQEVSGKGQEPEWRGRCTELAGSQALSQQAELISRQLRELRRLEEEVRVLRETSLQQKLRLEAQAVELEALARAEKAGRAEAEGLRAALAGAEVVRKNLEEGSQRELEEVQRLHQEQLSSLTQAHQEALSSLTSKAGGLEKSLNNLETRRSGETKELAAAQREAELLRKQLSKTQEDLEAQVTLVENLRRYVGEQVPPEVRSQAWESERQELLETVQHLQEDRDSLHTTTELLQVRVQSLTHILCMQEEELARKVQPSDCLEPEFTKKCQSLLKRWREKVFALMVQLKAQELEHRECVERLKGQVAELQERVETQCQEQVILQRSLQDKAAEVEVERMGAKALQMELSRTQEARRRRKQQAAPAEEQLRLVASAVSSFQTWLQGTVAEVERAAARLPSLSSRVSYAVRKVHTIRGLMARKVALAQLRQESCPPPPPTTDMSLELEQLREERNRLDAELQLSAHIIQQEVGRAREQGEAERQKLSEVAQQLEQELQRTQESLASLGLQLEAARQGQQESTAEAASLRKELTQQQEIYGQALQEKVAEVEGRLREQLSESERRLNEARREHTKAVVSLRQIQRKATREKERNQELRRLQDEARKEEGQRLTQRLKELERDKNLMLQRLLAVLPSPSDKGVPAEPSPKPSESSAPTPPAAALCTKESIKGSLSVLLDDLQGLSEAISKEEAICEGDSQTSSSVCL, encoded by the exons ATGAGATGTCCGAAACTAGCTGGCTTTTCTGCTAAGGAGTCTAGGCTGCCTGGATTCCCCCAGGGGTTCTGGGGAGGTATCCTGTGCTACATGTGGCCACATTCATCAGGGGCCAGGCCTTGGGCCAGCGCTTTGATAGGGAAGGACCCTGGAGTCATGGCTTGGTGGTGTCTGGATGGGCTTCCCCAAGGCCTTGGTGAGCCATGGAGAGAACTCTGGAGACTGGGCTCACGGCCCCTGCATCGCATACCTCAATTGTCACCTTCATTCAGGAACTGCAGAGACCATAGAAACTTAAGGAGGAGG GGGGTCATAGATGGCTGTACACCGACTCTAGAGACTTCAAATAATGTGGAGATGTTTCGACCTTCAG GTTCCACTGGGCTGATTCCCCCATCCCACTTCCAAGTTCGGCCCCTTCCAACACTGCCGAGAATGGCTCCCACATGGGCCTCAGACACTCCCCTGGTCCAGCGCCCAACCCATCAAGATGTCTTAGAGAGGCGGCCAGACAACCAGAGACCTCAAGTGACCATGTGGGAACAGGAAGTTTCTGGCAAGGGGCAGGAACCAGAGTGGAGAGGCAG GTGCACGGAACTGGCAGGGTCACAGGCCCTGAGCCAGCAGGCTGAGCTGATCTCTCGGCAGCTGCGAGAGCTGCGGCGGCTGGAGGAAGAGGTCCGGGTGCTACGGGAGACCTCACTGCAGCAGAAGCTGAGGCTGGAGGCTCAGGCCGTGGAGCTGGAGGCACTGGCACGGGCGGAGAAGGCTGGTCGCGCTGAGGCCGAGGGCCTGCGTGCCGCCCTGGCTGGGGCCGAGGTTGTCCGGAAGAACCTGGAAGAAGGGAGCCAGCGGGAGCTGGAGGAGGTTCAGAGGCTGCACCAAGAACAG cTCTCCTCCTTGACCCAGGCTCACCAGGAGGCCCTTTCCAGTTTGACCAGCAAAGCTGGGGGCCTGGAGAAGTCTCTGAATAATCTGGAAACCCGGAGGTCAGGGGAAACCAAGGAGCTGGCTGCGGCCCAGAGGGAGGCTGAGCTGCTGCGGAAGCAACTGAG CAAGACCCAAGAGGACTTGGAGGCTCAGGTGACCTTGGTTGAGAACCTGAGGAGGTATGTGGGGGAGCAGGTCCCTCCGGAGGTCCGCAGCCAGGCATGGGAATCAGAGCGACAAGAGCTTCTAGAAACCGTCCAG CACCTGCAGGAGGACCGGGACAGCTTGCACACCACTACCGAGCTGCTGCAGGTGCGCGTGCAGAGCCTCACACACATCCTCTGCAtgcaggaggaggagctggcccGGAAG GTTCAGCCTTCAGACTGCCTGGAGCCTGAGTTCACCAAGAAGTGCCAGTCCCTGTTGAAGCGCTGGCGGGAGAAGGTGTTTGCCCTCATGGTGCAGCTGAAGGCCCAGGAGCTGGAGCACAGAGAATGCGTGGAGCGACTGAAGGGACAG gtggcagagctCCAGGAAAGAGTGGAAACCCAGTGCCAGGAGCAGGTCATCCTGCAGCGCTCCCTGCAGGACAAAGCTGCCGAGGTGGAGGTGGAGCGGATGGGCGCCAAG GCCCTGCAGATGGAGCTGAGCCGCACTCAGGAGGCCCGGCGCCGGAGGAAGCAACAGGCAGCCCCAGCGGAGGAGCAGCTGAGGCTTGTGGCCAGTGCTGTCAGCAG CTTTCAGACCTGGCTCCAGGGCACCGTGGCCGAGGTGGAGCGTGCCGCAGCCCGGCTGCCCAGCCTCAGCAGCCGAGTCAGCTATGCCGTCCGCAAGGTCCACACTATTCGGG GCCTGATGGCTCGAAAAGTGGCCCTTGCTCAGCTGCGCCAAGAGAG CTGCCCGCCACCCCCACCGACCACAGACATGAGCCTTGAGCTGGAGCAGCTGCGGGAGGAGCGGAACCGTCTGGACGCAGAACTGCAGCTGAGTGCCCACATCATCCAGCAGGAGGTGGGCCGGGCCCGGGAGCAAG GGGAGGCAGAGCGGCAGAAGCTGAGTGAGGTGGCCCAGCAGCTGGAGCAGGAGCTGCAGCGCACGCAGGAGTCCCTGGCCAGTCTGGGGCTACAGTTGGAGGCAGCTCGCCAGGGCCAGCAGGAGAGCACGGCAGAGGCTGCCAGCCTCCGGAAGGAGCTGACCCAGCAGCAGGAGATCTATGGGCAAG CGCTGCAGGAGAAGGTGGCCGAAGTGGAAGGTCGGCTGCGGGAACAGCTCTCAGAATCAGAGAGGAGACTGAACGAGGCTCGTAGGGAACACACCAAGGCTG TGGTCTCCCTACGCCAGATCCAGCGCAAAGCCACCCGGGAAAAGGAGCGGAACCAGGAGCTCCGGCGCCTGCAGGATGAGGCCCGGAAGGAGGAGGGGCAGCGGCTGACCCAGCGCCTGAAGGAGCTGGAGAGGGACAAGAACCTCATGCTG CAGCGACTGTTGGCAGTTCTTCCTTCCCCGTCGGATAAGGGCGTACCTGCGGAGCCCAGCCCGAAGCCCTCAGAGTCGTCAGCACCCACACCCCCAGCAGCGGCCCTCTGCACCAAGGAGTCCATCAAAG GATCCCTTTCTGTCTTGCTCGATGATCTGCAGGGCCTGAGTGAGGCCATTTCCAAAGAGGAAGCCATTTGTGAAGGGGACAGCCAGACCTCCTCTTCAGTCTGCCTCTGA
- the CCHCR1 gene encoding coiled-coil alpha-helical rod protein 1 isoform X3 yields MGFPKALGVIDGCTPTLETSNNVEMFRPSGSTGLIPPSHFQVRPLPTLPRMAPTWASDTPLVQRPTHQDVLERRPDNQRPQVTMWEQEVSGKGQEPEWRGRCTELAGSQALSQQAELISRQLRELRRLEEEVRVLRETSLQQKLRLEAQAVELEALARAEKAGRAEAEGLRAALAGAEVVRKNLEEGSQRELEEVQRLHQEQLSSLTQAHQEALSSLTSKAGGLEKSLNNLETRRSGETKELAAAQREAELLRKQLSKTQEDLEAQVTLVENLRRYVGEQVPPEVRSQAWESERQELLETVQHLQEDRDSLHTTTELLQVRVQSLTHILCMQEEELARKVQPSDCLEPEFTKKCQSLLKRWREKVFALMVQLKAQELEHRECVERLKGQVAELQERVETQCQEQVILQRSLQDKAAEVEVERMGAKALQMELSRTQEARRRRKQQAAPAEEQLRLVASAVSSFQTWLQGTVAEVERAAARLPSLSSRVSYAVRKVHTIRGLMARKVALAQLRQESCPPPPPTTDMSLELEQLREERNRLDAELQLSAHIIQQEVGRAREQGEAERQKLSEVAQQLEQELQRTQESLASLGLQLEAARQGQQESTAEAASLRKELTQQQEIYGQALQEKVAEVEGRLREQLSESERRLNEARREHTKAVVSLRQIQRKATREKERNQELRRLQDEARKEEGQRLTQRLKELERDKNLMLATLQQEGLLSRYKQQRLLAVLPSPSDKGVPAEPSPKPSESSAPTPPAAALCTKESIKGSLSVLLDDLQGLSEAISKEEAICEGDSQTSSSVCL; encoded by the exons ATGGGCTTCCCCAAGGCCTTG GGGGTCATAGATGGCTGTACACCGACTCTAGAGACTTCAAATAATGTGGAGATGTTTCGACCTTCAG GTTCCACTGGGCTGATTCCCCCATCCCACTTCCAAGTTCGGCCCCTTCCAACACTGCCGAGAATGGCTCCCACATGGGCCTCAGACACTCCCCTGGTCCAGCGCCCAACCCATCAAGATGTCTTAGAGAGGCGGCCAGACAACCAGAGACCTCAAGTGACCATGTGGGAACAGGAAGTTTCTGGCAAGGGGCAGGAACCAGAGTGGAGAGGCAG GTGCACGGAACTGGCAGGGTCACAGGCCCTGAGCCAGCAGGCTGAGCTGATCTCTCGGCAGCTGCGAGAGCTGCGGCGGCTGGAGGAAGAGGTCCGGGTGCTACGGGAGACCTCACTGCAGCAGAAGCTGAGGCTGGAGGCTCAGGCCGTGGAGCTGGAGGCACTGGCACGGGCGGAGAAGGCTGGTCGCGCTGAGGCCGAGGGCCTGCGTGCCGCCCTGGCTGGGGCCGAGGTTGTCCGGAAGAACCTGGAAGAAGGGAGCCAGCGGGAGCTGGAGGAGGTTCAGAGGCTGCACCAAGAACAG cTCTCCTCCTTGACCCAGGCTCACCAGGAGGCCCTTTCCAGTTTGACCAGCAAAGCTGGGGGCCTGGAGAAGTCTCTGAATAATCTGGAAACCCGGAGGTCAGGGGAAACCAAGGAGCTGGCTGCGGCCCAGAGGGAGGCTGAGCTGCTGCGGAAGCAACTGAG CAAGACCCAAGAGGACTTGGAGGCTCAGGTGACCTTGGTTGAGAACCTGAGGAGGTATGTGGGGGAGCAGGTCCCTCCGGAGGTCCGCAGCCAGGCATGGGAATCAGAGCGACAAGAGCTTCTAGAAACCGTCCAG CACCTGCAGGAGGACCGGGACAGCTTGCACACCACTACCGAGCTGCTGCAGGTGCGCGTGCAGAGCCTCACACACATCCTCTGCAtgcaggaggaggagctggcccGGAAG GTTCAGCCTTCAGACTGCCTGGAGCCTGAGTTCACCAAGAAGTGCCAGTCCCTGTTGAAGCGCTGGCGGGAGAAGGTGTTTGCCCTCATGGTGCAGCTGAAGGCCCAGGAGCTGGAGCACAGAGAATGCGTGGAGCGACTGAAGGGACAG gtggcagagctCCAGGAAAGAGTGGAAACCCAGTGCCAGGAGCAGGTCATCCTGCAGCGCTCCCTGCAGGACAAAGCTGCCGAGGTGGAGGTGGAGCGGATGGGCGCCAAG GCCCTGCAGATGGAGCTGAGCCGCACTCAGGAGGCCCGGCGCCGGAGGAAGCAACAGGCAGCCCCAGCGGAGGAGCAGCTGAGGCTTGTGGCCAGTGCTGTCAGCAG CTTTCAGACCTGGCTCCAGGGCACCGTGGCCGAGGTGGAGCGTGCCGCAGCCCGGCTGCCCAGCCTCAGCAGCCGAGTCAGCTATGCCGTCCGCAAGGTCCACACTATTCGGG GCCTGATGGCTCGAAAAGTGGCCCTTGCTCAGCTGCGCCAAGAGAG CTGCCCGCCACCCCCACCGACCACAGACATGAGCCTTGAGCTGGAGCAGCTGCGGGAGGAGCGGAACCGTCTGGACGCAGAACTGCAGCTGAGTGCCCACATCATCCAGCAGGAGGTGGGCCGGGCCCGGGAGCAAG GGGAGGCAGAGCGGCAGAAGCTGAGTGAGGTGGCCCAGCAGCTGGAGCAGGAGCTGCAGCGCACGCAGGAGTCCCTGGCCAGTCTGGGGCTACAGTTGGAGGCAGCTCGCCAGGGCCAGCAGGAGAGCACGGCAGAGGCTGCCAGCCTCCGGAAGGAGCTGACCCAGCAGCAGGAGATCTATGGGCAAG CGCTGCAGGAGAAGGTGGCCGAAGTGGAAGGTCGGCTGCGGGAACAGCTCTCAGAATCAGAGAGGAGACTGAACGAGGCTCGTAGGGAACACACCAAGGCTG TGGTCTCCCTACGCCAGATCCAGCGCAAAGCCACCCGGGAAAAGGAGCGGAACCAGGAGCTCCGGCGCCTGCAGGATGAGGCCCGGAAGGAGGAGGGGCAGCGGCTGACCCAGCGCCTGAAGGAGCTGGAGAGGGACAAGAACCTCATGCTG GCCACCTTGCAGCAGGAGGGTCTCCTCTCCCGTTACAAGCAGCAGCGACTGTTGGCAGTTCTTCCTTCCCCGTCGGATAAGGGCGTACCTGCGGAGCCCAGCCCGAAGCCCTCAGAGTCGTCAGCACCCACACCCCCAGCAGCGGCCCTCTGCACCAAGGAGTCCATCAAAG GATCCCTTTCTGTCTTGCTCGATGATCTGCAGGGCCTGAGTGAGGCCATTTCCAAAGAGGAAGCCATTTGTGAAGGGGACAGCCAGACCTCCTCTTCAGTCTGCCTCTGA
- the CCHCR1 gene encoding coiled-coil alpha-helical rod protein 1 isoform X4 → MFRPSGSTGLIPPSHFQVRPLPTLPRMAPTWASDTPLVQRPTHQDVLERRPDNQRPQVTMWEQEVSGKGQEPEWRGRCTELAGSQALSQQAELISRQLRELRRLEEEVRVLRETSLQQKLRLEAQAVELEALARAEKAGRAEAEGLRAALAGAEVVRKNLEEGSQRELEEVQRLHQEQLSSLTQAHQEALSSLTSKAGGLEKSLNNLETRRSGETKELAAAQREAELLRKQLSKTQEDLEAQVTLVENLRRYVGEQVPPEVRSQAWESERQELLETVQHLQEDRDSLHTTTELLQVRVQSLTHILCMQEEELARKVQPSDCLEPEFTKKCQSLLKRWREKVFALMVQLKAQELEHRECVERLKGQVAELQERVETQCQEQVILQRSLQDKAAEVEVERMGAKALQMELSRTQEARRRRKQQAAPAEEQLRLVASAVSSFQTWLQGTVAEVERAAARLPSLSSRVSYAVRKVHTIRGLMARKVALAQLRQESCPPPPPTTDMSLELEQLREERNRLDAELQLSAHIIQQEVGRAREQGEAERQKLSEVAQQLEQELQRTQESLASLGLQLEAARQGQQESTAEAASLRKELTQQQEIYGQALQEKVAEVEGRLREQLSESERRLNEARREHTKAVVSLRQIQRKATREKERNQELRRLQDEARKEEGQRLTQRLKELERDKNLMLATLQQEGLLSRYKQQRLLAVLPSPSDKGVPAEPSPKPSESSAPTPPAAALCTKESIKGSLSVLLDDLQGLSEAISKEEAICEGDSQTSSSVCL, encoded by the exons ATGTTTCGACCTTCAG GTTCCACTGGGCTGATTCCCCCATCCCACTTCCAAGTTCGGCCCCTTCCAACACTGCCGAGAATGGCTCCCACATGGGCCTCAGACACTCCCCTGGTCCAGCGCCCAACCCATCAAGATGTCTTAGAGAGGCGGCCAGACAACCAGAGACCTCAAGTGACCATGTGGGAACAGGAAGTTTCTGGCAAGGGGCAGGAACCAGAGTGGAGAGGCAG GTGCACGGAACTGGCAGGGTCACAGGCCCTGAGCCAGCAGGCTGAGCTGATCTCTCGGCAGCTGCGAGAGCTGCGGCGGCTGGAGGAAGAGGTCCGGGTGCTACGGGAGACCTCACTGCAGCAGAAGCTGAGGCTGGAGGCTCAGGCCGTGGAGCTGGAGGCACTGGCACGGGCGGAGAAGGCTGGTCGCGCTGAGGCCGAGGGCCTGCGTGCCGCCCTGGCTGGGGCCGAGGTTGTCCGGAAGAACCTGGAAGAAGGGAGCCAGCGGGAGCTGGAGGAGGTTCAGAGGCTGCACCAAGAACAG cTCTCCTCCTTGACCCAGGCTCACCAGGAGGCCCTTTCCAGTTTGACCAGCAAAGCTGGGGGCCTGGAGAAGTCTCTGAATAATCTGGAAACCCGGAGGTCAGGGGAAACCAAGGAGCTGGCTGCGGCCCAGAGGGAGGCTGAGCTGCTGCGGAAGCAACTGAG CAAGACCCAAGAGGACTTGGAGGCTCAGGTGACCTTGGTTGAGAACCTGAGGAGGTATGTGGGGGAGCAGGTCCCTCCGGAGGTCCGCAGCCAGGCATGGGAATCAGAGCGACAAGAGCTTCTAGAAACCGTCCAG CACCTGCAGGAGGACCGGGACAGCTTGCACACCACTACCGAGCTGCTGCAGGTGCGCGTGCAGAGCCTCACACACATCCTCTGCAtgcaggaggaggagctggcccGGAAG GTTCAGCCTTCAGACTGCCTGGAGCCTGAGTTCACCAAGAAGTGCCAGTCCCTGTTGAAGCGCTGGCGGGAGAAGGTGTTTGCCCTCATGGTGCAGCTGAAGGCCCAGGAGCTGGAGCACAGAGAATGCGTGGAGCGACTGAAGGGACAG gtggcagagctCCAGGAAAGAGTGGAAACCCAGTGCCAGGAGCAGGTCATCCTGCAGCGCTCCCTGCAGGACAAAGCTGCCGAGGTGGAGGTGGAGCGGATGGGCGCCAAG GCCCTGCAGATGGAGCTGAGCCGCACTCAGGAGGCCCGGCGCCGGAGGAAGCAACAGGCAGCCCCAGCGGAGGAGCAGCTGAGGCTTGTGGCCAGTGCTGTCAGCAG CTTTCAGACCTGGCTCCAGGGCACCGTGGCCGAGGTGGAGCGTGCCGCAGCCCGGCTGCCCAGCCTCAGCAGCCGAGTCAGCTATGCCGTCCGCAAGGTCCACACTATTCGGG GCCTGATGGCTCGAAAAGTGGCCCTTGCTCAGCTGCGCCAAGAGAG CTGCCCGCCACCCCCACCGACCACAGACATGAGCCTTGAGCTGGAGCAGCTGCGGGAGGAGCGGAACCGTCTGGACGCAGAACTGCAGCTGAGTGCCCACATCATCCAGCAGGAGGTGGGCCGGGCCCGGGAGCAAG GGGAGGCAGAGCGGCAGAAGCTGAGTGAGGTGGCCCAGCAGCTGGAGCAGGAGCTGCAGCGCACGCAGGAGTCCCTGGCCAGTCTGGGGCTACAGTTGGAGGCAGCTCGCCAGGGCCAGCAGGAGAGCACGGCAGAGGCTGCCAGCCTCCGGAAGGAGCTGACCCAGCAGCAGGAGATCTATGGGCAAG CGCTGCAGGAGAAGGTGGCCGAAGTGGAAGGTCGGCTGCGGGAACAGCTCTCAGAATCAGAGAGGAGACTGAACGAGGCTCGTAGGGAACACACCAAGGCTG TGGTCTCCCTACGCCAGATCCAGCGCAAAGCCACCCGGGAAAAGGAGCGGAACCAGGAGCTCCGGCGCCTGCAGGATGAGGCCCGGAAGGAGGAGGGGCAGCGGCTGACCCAGCGCCTGAAGGAGCTGGAGAGGGACAAGAACCTCATGCTG GCCACCTTGCAGCAGGAGGGTCTCCTCTCCCGTTACAAGCAGCAGCGACTGTTGGCAGTTCTTCCTTCCCCGTCGGATAAGGGCGTACCTGCGGAGCCCAGCCCGAAGCCCTCAGAGTCGTCAGCACCCACACCCCCAGCAGCGGCCCTCTGCACCAAGGAGTCCATCAAAG GATCCCTTTCTGTCTTGCTCGATGATCTGCAGGGCCTGAGTGAGGCCATTTCCAAAGAGGAAGCCATTTGTGAAGGGGACAGCCAGACCTCCTCTTCAGTCTGCCTCTGA